The nucleotide window GGGAGGATGTCGATGTTCTCGAACTCCGTGCTCACGAGGACGTCGTGCGGGTCCATGCGCGGGTTCATCAGCAGGTTGTACACGCTGATGTCGAAGTCATACGGGTTGAGTCCGAGACCGACGGAGAGTGCTCCTTGCGGGTCGAAGTCGACGAGCAGCATCTTGCGACCGTACGCGGCCAGAGCCGCACCGAGGTTGATCGACGAGGTCGTCTTCCCGACCCCGCCCTTCTGGTTGACCATGGCGATGATGCGGGCGGGCCCATGCGAAGCCAAGGGGGCCGGCTCCGGGAAATCCTGGGGCTCGGCTGCTGCAGTCCTCTGCTGGGGGATATCCAACGCCTCTTGCGTATTCATCTCTCGGATGGCCACCTTTCGTTGCTCTTCGTCCAACCCTACCGCGCCCGGGGGTGCGAGGTCGCGTACACTTCCCGCAGTGTCTCTTCGGAGACCTTCGTATAGATCTGGGTCGTCGTCACCGAGGCGTGCCCGAGCAGCTCCTGGACGACGCGGATGTCGGCTCCGCCCTCGAGCAGATGCGTGGCGAAGGAGTGCCGGAACGTATGCGGAGAGACCTCCGCATCGATCGTCGCCGCCTCAGCCGCGTTCTTGACGATCTGCCATGCGGAGACCCGCGAGAGTCGGGTTCCGCGGGCATTGAGGAACAGTGCGCCGGCCGGCGCGGAGGACTTCGCCTTCGCGGCCATTCCCGGCCGCACCCGTGAGACCCAGGCCCCCACGGCCTGTGCCGCGTGAGAGCCGAAGGGCACGATCCGCTCCTTGCCGCCCTTGCCGTAGAGACGCACCAGTCCGGAGTCGAGGTCGAGGTCATCGAGGTCGGTCCCCACTGCCTCGGAGATGCGTGCGCCGGTCGCGTAGAGGAGTTCGAGCAGGGCCTTGGCCCGGATCTGCACCGGCTCCTCCCCCTCCGCAGTGGCGAGCATCGCCTCGATCTCGTCGAGCGAGAGCGCCTTGGGCAGGCGCAGTCCCTCCTGCGGCGGGCTGACCTCGGAGGCCGGGTCCGTGGGCGCAAGATTCTCAGACAATGCGAAGGTATGGAAGCGGCGCACCGCGACGAGGGCACGCGCCCGCGACCGCGGTGCGAGCCCCGAATCGAGCAGGTGCAGACCATAGGCTTCGACGGATGAGCGTTCCACCTCGCCGAGGCGGCCGATCCCCTCACCTGTAAGCCAGGTTCCGTACCGCGCGAGGTCGCGGGCATAGGCGTCGATGGAGTTCATCGACAGTCCGCGTTCGAAGCGCAGCGAGTTGAGGTAGGACTCGAAACCGCGACGCAGCTCGGCGGTCAGTTCGTCGGGCAGCAGTTCGGCACCATGCCGAGCCACGGGTTCTCAGTCCTCGCTCGTGCGGGCCGACTCGGGGTCTGCGCTGCCGTTCGTCTGGCCGGCCGCACCGCCCGTCGTGTCGCCCGTCCCGCCTGTCGCGCTGTTCGTCTCGACCGCAGCGCCGCGGCCGAAGTCGGGGCGTCCGTCGACGAGTCGCCTCGGCGCATCGACCGGACGCAGCGCCAACGAGGATCCTGCGGCCTCGGCGCGCAGCACCCGGTCGACGTGGAAGATCGCCAGCTGGGCGATCGCGTTCGTGACCCGGCCGTCGGTCACGGCCTCGAGCGCTTCGTCGATGCCGACCCACCTGTATTGGAACCCGGCTTCTTCTTCCCCGCGTTCATGGCGGTCGGCTTCGGGCACGTATGAGAGTCCGCGTGCAAGGTAGAGGCGCATCGTCTCCGAACTGCCGCCGGGAGTCAGGCAGGAGTCGCTGAGCAGCTCCCAGCGTTCGGCCGTGAGGTCGGCCTCCTCAGCGAGTTCCCGCTTGGCCGCGTCGAGCGGATCTTCACCCGGAACGTCGAGCAGACCGGCAGGGACCTCCCACAGGCGGGCGCGGACGGGGTGCCGGTACTGCTGGGCGAGCAGAATGCGCTGCTGGTCATCGACGACGGCGACGCCGACGGCACCCGTGTGGGCCATGAGGTCGCGCACGAGACCCGAGGCCTCGGGCAGGTCGAACGTCTCCTTGCGGATGTCCCACACCGCCCCGTTGTAGACGATTTCGGAGGACGTGATGTTCGGGGTAAACGTCTCATCGTGCAGAGAGCTCATGGGCTGCCTTCCTGATCATCGACGGTATGCAACGGCGAATGCCGCCGGCATGGACACCGACGGCATTCGCTCACAGATTTGGGCTGCGTTTCTCACTGACGCGCCAGTGCGGCGGCCACGAGGCCGGCGAACAGCGGGTGCGGTGAGGTCGGACGCGACTTCAGCTCGGGGTGAGCCTGCGTCGAGACGTAGAACGGGTGGGTCTCGGCGGGCAGTTCGACGAACTCCACGAGCTCACCGTTCGGTGAGGTGCCGGAGAACTCCAGCCCCGCCTCGGCGAGCTGATCCCGGTAGGTGTTGTTGACCTCGTAGCGGTGACGGTGACGTTCGCT belongs to Brevibacterium spongiae and includes:
- the xerD gene encoding site-specific tyrosine recombinase XerD — translated: MARHGAELLPDELTAELRRGFESYLNSLRFERGLSMNSIDAYARDLARYGTWLTGEGIGRLGEVERSSVEAYGLHLLDSGLAPRSRARALVAVRRFHTFALSENLAPTDPASEVSPPQEGLRLPKALSLDEIEAMLATAEGEEPVQIRAKALLELLYATGARISEAVGTDLDDLDLDSGLVRLYGKGGKERIVPFGSHAAQAVGAWVSRVRPGMAAKAKSSAPAGALFLNARGTRLSRVSAWQIVKNAAEAATIDAEVSPHTFRHSFATHLLEGGADIRVVQELLGHASVTTTQIYTKVSEETLREVYATSHPRAR
- a CDS encoding NUDIX domain-containing protein, which gives rise to MSSLHDETFTPNITSSEIVYNGAVWDIRKETFDLPEASGLVRDLMAHTGAVGVAVVDDQQRILLAQQYRHPVRARLWEVPAGLLDVPGEDPLDAAKRELAEEADLTAERWELLSDSCLTPGGSSETMRLYLARGLSYVPEADRHERGEEEAGFQYRWVGIDEALEAVTDGRVTNAIAQLAIFHVDRVLRAEAAGSSLALRPVDAPRRLVDGRPDFGRGAAVETNSATGGTGDTTGGAAGQTNGSADPESARTSED